AAATTTCACCTCCAATATGTGTACGTTATATACAGACACAAATAAAAATCCCTCAACAGATTACAAACATTTTGTAAATATAATCTATTGAGGGGTTTTCTCTACATAATTATTATTAAATTTTAGTTATATCAATCGAAACTCTGTAATATAAAGGTTTTTGGTGCGGATAACAGGACTTGAACCTGCATGAAGTTACCCTCACTAGAACCTGAATCTAGCGCGTCTGCCAATTCCGCCATATCCGCAAAATTACTTGATTATTATATCATACTTTTTTAATTAAGTTAATATATAAAATTTTATTTTTATCAAAATATATAAATCCATTTGCTAATCTACGTAAAATTTTTTATCTAATTGGCTACAGCAGAATTTGAATATAAATTAAATACTACATTTCCTCCTGATGTATATCCCTCTATATATATAGGATATTTAAAATCATTTCTAAATTTATAGTCTATATTTCCATAATCTACAGTAGCATCCATACCTTCTTGCACATAATGTACCGGAAGAGTGTGGTGAGATCTCTCAACAGATGGCAGGCCTGCCTTGTTCACTGCATTGTAAAGAGTGGTAGATACCTGACATATTCCCCCTCCTAATCCATCCTCCAGCTTATCTCCAATAATAACAGGAGCTGCTTGATACCCTTTGGCTGCAGTTCTCTCTCCTACAACTCCATTAAAACTAAAGGTATCACCAGGCATTACTATATATCCATTTATGCTTCCTGTAGCAAGCTTTATGTTATTTGCCCTCTGAGATGAAGATATACTCCCATAGTTTGTACTAAAACTGGATATTAATGTATCCACAACTTTTAATTCTTCTGCTTTTATTGCAGCTTCTACAGACTGGAGTTCTGCCTTTATGCTTAAATCTTTACCTACACTGCCATCTATTTTAGAAGCTAACTCTTTTTTTAATGCATTTTTATTTAATTTAACTCCACTTTGTTCAGATATTACTGTAAAACCCAATCCTTCCATTTTCAAAGATGCATTTATAGGATCTAAATTAACCTGCTTTTCAATATCATCTATAAATGTTTCTACAGTTTTTTCATCATAAGTAAATTTTAATGTGTAATTTACAGCCTTAGGGGAATTTAAAATTTTATATTTTTTAAATATGTTACTATCCTTTCCGTAGGAATATGC
This genomic interval from Clostridium kluyveri contains the following:
- a CDS encoding VanW family protein, with product MSRRDKSQESKRLLRKRLSVAIVCALAVFISISCGFIVYHYNDIKYWDNLIYPKVSINNIDLSGKTKTEAESMVKAAYSDEIKNKKIIVTAGDKEYELSYSNLNPKYNVSEVVNQAYSYGKDSNIFKKYKILNSPKAVNYTLKFTYDEKTVETFIDDIEKQVNLDPINASLKMEGLGFTVISEQSGVKLNKNALKKELASKIDGSVGKDLSIKAELQSVEAAIKAEELKVVDTLISSFSTNYGSISSSQRANNIKLATGSINGYIVMPGDTFSFNGVVGERTAAKGYQAAPVIIGDKLEDGLGGGICQVSTTLYNAVNKAGLPSVERSHHTLPVHYVQEGMDATVDYGNIDYKFRNDFKYPIYIEGYTSGGNVVFNLYSNSAVAN